One segment of Rosa chinensis cultivar Old Blush chromosome 6, RchiOBHm-V2, whole genome shotgun sequence DNA contains the following:
- the LOC112171254 gene encoding uncharacterized protein LOC112171254 yields MAGGMGKSRGEQGKFMVLLRYKGAQVNWRPPSVGCLKMNFDGACDAKNNVCGLGVVFRDNVGLLKGAMAVPQVGNLPPRSVEALALLHGLRFALHLGYTSLEVEGDALSVVNALEDSSNDLSVEGHIIEEVKSLVQLFHVCSGHFVKREGNNVAHRLAKEAMKLSQPFLCLE; encoded by the coding sequence ATGGCAGGTGGAATGGGGAAAAGCAGGGGGGAGCAAGGCAAGTTCATGGTACTTCTTCGATATAAAGGCGCGCAAGTTAATTGGAGGCCTCCTTCTGTGGGTTGTTTAAAAATGAATTTTGATGGGGCTTGCGATGCTAAAAATAATGTCTGTGGCCTGGGTGTGGTGTTTAGAGATAATGTGGGTTTGCTAAAAGGGGCTATGGCAGTGCCACAGGTTGGAAACCTCCCCCCAAGATCGGTGGAAGCTCTAGCTCTTCTACATGGTTTACGCTTCGCCTTGCATTTGGGATATACGAGTCTAGAAGTTGAAGGTGATGCCCTTTCCGTGGTTAATGCGCTAGAGGATAGTTCTAATGATTTGAGTGTTGAGGGTCATATTATTGAGGAAGTTAAGTCTTTAGTTCAATTATTTCATGTTTGTAGTGGTCACTTTGTAAAGCGGGAAGGCAACAATGTTGCTCACCGGTTAGCAAAGGAGGCTATGAAACTTAGTCaaccttttctttgtttagagtAG